The region ATGAAAGTAGATTTATTGAATAATGGTCCTGTAACAATTCTACTTGAAAAAGAAGCTGATGAATAATAACAATTTAAATACATACATATAAAAATTATAAACAAAATATTATTATTCAATTAATGTATTAATCATCAAATATTGAATTAAGGTGATATGATGACAGAATTTTCATTAAATGTTGATGAAATAAAAGAAAATGTTGAAACAACTTTAAAAGAAGAAGAAAAGAAATTAGAAGATTCAAATATTAAAAATCAAGCTCAAGACAATGCAGTTGCAATTTTTGACGCTGATTTAAATAATCCGCAAGCAAGGGAAAAGATATTGAAACCATTAGATAATTTTGGTTTAAATGAGATGTCTAGATCTGCAGCTCATAATGAAATGTTAGCTACTAGATTTGTTGATTTAACAAAAGGAGGTAAAGAATCGGATAATATTGGAGAAAATCTGATGGAATTAAATAGGGAAATAAAAGATTTGGATCCAAGTAAAATAAATTTTGCAAAAAAAGGTTTACTCGGAAATTTAATGAATCCTGTTAGAAAATACTTTGCTAAATATGAAAAAGCTGAAAATGCTATTTCTGATATTGTTCAGTCACTTGACAAAAGTAGTAAAGTCCTTCAGAATGATAATACAACTCTTTTAAATGAAGAAAATTATTTAAGGGAAGTTACTAATAAACTTCTTGCAGATATTGAACTTGCAAAACAAATGGATGCCTCTATTGAAGCACAAATTCAAACTGCAGAAATTGAAGGGATTGATGAAGAAAAAATTAAATTTGTTCGTGAAGAGATTTTATTCCCTCTTAGACAAAGAATCATGGATATGCAACAAATGATTGTTGTAAATCAACAAGGAATTGTATCTCTTAATGTAATTAGAAGAAATAATAAGGAATTGATTCGTGGTGTTAAACGTGCGCAAAATGTAACTGTTTCAGCTTTAAGAACAGGTGTAATGGTTGCTAGTGCTCTTTACGATCAAAAAATTGTCATGGATAAAATTAATATCATTAATTCTACAACTGAACACATTATAGAATCTACTTCACATATGCTTAAAGAACAAGGAAGTGAAATACAAAAGCACAGTGCTGAGACTATGATTTCACCTGAAGTTCTAAAAGTTTCATTTTCCGAAGCAATTCAAGCTATTGAAGATGTAAGCACATATAAAGAACAGGCCCTTCCTAAAATGAAAGAAACAATTGTGATGTTCAGTGACCTAGCTACTGAAGGTCAAAAAGTTGTTGAAAAGATTGAAACAACTAATGAAAATTTATTAAAATAGTGGGTTTATAACCTACTAAATCTAATTTTTAAATATAATCTATTTTAACTAATTTTTACAGAAATTCATGTTTTAAAAAGAGTTTCTGATGTTTATTTGGGCAATATACACCATGAATTTTACATGAAAAGTAATATTTATAACATGTTTTAAATTTATAATCATGTTTAGACAGATGAGACGAATAAAACAGCAACTTACACAGGAAGAATGTATTGAAATATTAACTAATGAACCTCGTGGAGTATTAGCATTATTAGGTGATAATGAATATCCTTACACAGTTCCAATTAGTCATGTATATGCTGATGGTAAAATTTATTTTCATGGGGCTCAAGAAGGACATAAAAATGATGCTGCTAAAAAATATCCTAAAGTTTCTTATTGTGTGATTGATAAAGGAGTTAAAAAGAAAGAAAACTGGTGGTACACATTTAAAAGTGTTATAGTTTTTGGAAAAATTAAAATTTTAACAAACAATAATGAAAAAAGGGATAGACTAACATATCTTGGAGATAAGTTTTTCCCAACACATGAAGAAACAATTGATGAAATTAATAAATTATTGGACAGGACAGAGGTTTATGAAATCACCATTGAGCATATGAGTGGTAAATTAGTAAGGGAGAAATAATCGATGCTTTGTAATATATGAGTGTTAGGAAATTAGATAAAATTCTATAATTTAAGTAAATTTTCTGGAAAAAGTTAAAATATTATTATTGTACAAAGTATTTTTCATGATTAACAATGATTGGGATTTAGCTTTAAATGATGAATTTGAAAAAGATTACTTTTTGAAAATTAAAGATTTTGTCAGTGAAGAATATAACTCAAAAACAATTTATCCTCCTTATGAGGATATATTTAATTCATTTAAATTAACTCCATTGAGTAATACAAAAGTTGTTATTTTAGGCCAGGATCCTTATCATGAGGAAGGTCAAGCTCATGGACTTGCATTTTCAACTCCGGAGGGCAGACCAATTCCCAGATCCTTAAAAAATATTTTTAAAGAAATTAATAATGAGTATTCTTATCCAATTCCAGAGTCAGGCTGTTTGGAAAAATGGGCAAAGCAGGGTGTATTTTTATTAAATACTGTTTTAACAGTTGAAAAGGGCAATGCAAATTCTCACAGTAATTGCGGTTGGCAAACTTTTACAGATAATGTAATTAGAATATTGAATAACCAAACAAGACCTATTGTATTTTTGCTTTGGGGAAAACAGGCTGAAAAGAAAAAAGAATTAATAACAAATCCAAACCATTTAGTTCTAATTACATCTCACCCTTCTCCATTTTCAGCAAGAAGAGGTTTTTTAGGATCTAATCATTTTAAATTAGCTAATAAATTTTTAAAGGAAAATAATATTGATGAAATTAATTGGAAATTGTAAATATTTTACATCAAATATGCGTTTAGTATCAGCAATTTCCATTTCATGATTATTAATTTTAAATTAAATTGCCGTTTAATTAAATTATAATTTCATAATCTGTTTTTCTATTGTCTCTCATTCTAGAATCCATATCTACTAAATCATAAACTAATGGATTAGCTATTAATATTGACCAGATTTCATAAGTCACTTGTATAAAATCATCATTTAATTTTATATGGTTCTGGACAATTGGGCATTTGTATGGAAATTCACTTTCATCAAATATTAAATGAAATTCCCCTTTTTTATTTAAGTGCGGTATTAATGGAAATGTTCTGCATTGTATTGGTCGGATACTGCGATCACATTTTGGAGGGTTAATACATTTAACAAGATAAATTTGACCTTTCCAAGAATGAGGATATTTAATTTCAGATGAATCGATATAATATAACTTGTAACTATCACTATCTTCATACATTAATTCTTCACCGGGTAGAAGATATAGGGCCAAATCTTCATTATGGTAGTCGTCTGCATCATAGACACAGCATATTTCTCCACACAATTTTCCACAGTCAAAATCAACGGGAGATACTTTATCTAGACGGTCATATATTTTTCGTATTGTTTTTTTCATTTCATCTGCAGTAATTTCCATGTAAATTCAACTCAATTATTATATTTATTTTCTTATAATATTTGAAAATTGACCTAAAAAAGTAAAAAATTGATAGAGTTTCTATCAATTCATCTTCCTGTATTAAATTTGTCACTAGATTTGATTCCAATGAGTGATGCGAAAATAGCCAGTATACATGCTGCTGTACAGATTCCGCAAATAGTTTGGGAAGCTTGTATAATCATGGTTGTATACTGTGGAGATAACTCTAAATTACCCATTATCCAAGCAAATACTAAAGTTAAAAGACCTAAACTCATGGTTTGGCCGATTGTTCTCATTGTGGCTTGTGAAGCTGATGCAGTTGGGGCATCTTTAGGTGGAACGGAGCTCATTATTGCATTCATATTTGGAGATGAGAAAAGCCCCATACCAATACCTTGTAGAATCATAGCTATAATTACGAAATAAATTGGTGTTTCCCCATTTAAGAATGTTAAAATTCCAAGTGCAATGGTGGCAATTGCCATTCCAGTTGCTGCCAGCTTTTGCGGATGTATTTTATCTGATAGTTTTCCGGCGTTCGGAGCCATTATTGCCATAATGATTGGTGTGATAATCAGTATCATTCCAGACATTTGTGCATCCCAACCCCTTACATACTGTAAATGGTAATTTAGAATTGTTGTAACGACCATTATTGCAAGATAACTGCATAATGCTGCAATATTGGATGATGTGAACTTTTTATTTTTAAATAAATTCATATTGAATACTGGGGATTTCTGTCTTAATTCATATGCTCCAAATATCACTAATAAAATAATTCCAGTAACGGTTAATATTTTACCATTTGTTGTAATTAAAGTAGTGAATCCGTAAATGAATAATAAAATTCCAATAGCATATATTATTGATCCAACTTTATCAATTGTATCATGCTGATATGTCTTCCATTCTTGTGGTATTTTTAATATTAATAATATTATGCATAATACTAAAAATGGAATTACAAAGTAAAACATTGCTCTCCAACCCAAGTTATGTACTAAAAACCCACAAATAACCGGTGAAAGTGATGTTGCAAGATAAACACCAGTCACTGTAAAACCCAAAGCTTTTCCTCTGTTCTGAGGTTTAACTGCATGAACTACCATTGCCATTGCAGATACATTTAAAAATGC is a window of Methanobrevibacter gottschalkii DSM 11977 DNA encoding:
- a CDS encoding toxic anion resistance protein; its protein translation is MTEFSLNVDEIKENVETTLKEEEKKLEDSNIKNQAQDNAVAIFDADLNNPQAREKILKPLDNFGLNEMSRSAAHNEMLATRFVDLTKGGKESDNIGENLMELNREIKDLDPSKINFAKKGLLGNLMNPVRKYFAKYEKAENAISDIVQSLDKSSKVLQNDNTTLLNEENYLREVTNKLLADIELAKQMDASIEAQIQTAEIEGIDEEKIKFVREEILFPLRQRIMDMQQMIVVNQQGIVSLNVIRRNNKELIRGVKRAQNVTVSALRTGVMVASALYDQKIVMDKINIINSTTEHIIESTSHMLKEQGSEIQKHSAETMISPEVLKVSFSEAIQAIEDVSTYKEQALPKMKETIVMFSDLATEGQKVVEKIETTNENLLK
- a CDS encoding pyridoxamine 5'-phosphate oxidase family protein, which gives rise to MFRQMRRIKQQLTQEECIEILTNEPRGVLALLGDNEYPYTVPISHVYADGKIYFHGAQEGHKNDAAKKYPKVSYCVIDKGVKKKENWWYTFKSVIVFGKIKILTNNNEKRDRLTYLGDKFFPTHEETIDEINKLLDRTEVYEITIEHMSGKLVREK
- a CDS encoding uracil-DNA glycosylase is translated as MINNDWDLALNDEFEKDYFLKIKDFVSEEYNSKTIYPPYEDIFNSFKLTPLSNTKVVILGQDPYHEEGQAHGLAFSTPEGRPIPRSLKNIFKEINNEYSYPIPESGCLEKWAKQGVFLLNTVLTVEKGNANSHSNCGWQTFTDNVIRILNNQTRPIVFLLWGKQAEKKKELITNPNHLVLITSHPSPFSARRGFLGSNHFKLANKFLKENNIDEINWKL
- a CDS encoding MFS transporter encodes the protein MKIEFETYVIFVSFITSFFAVFLSNGIIIGVPAIAQDFAMNNVIQNWVPTIFFLVVAVFTVPAGQISGKFGVKKSLLAGITVFLLGSIGACLAFSTESFLIFRIIQGAGVAFLNVSAMAMVVHAVKPQNRGKALGFTVTGVYLATSLSPVICGFLVHNLGWRAMFYFVIPFLVLCIILLILKIPQEWKTYQHDTIDKVGSIIYAIGILLFIYGFTTLITTNGKILTVTGIILLVIFGAYELRQKSPVFNMNLFKNKKFTSSNIAALCSYLAIMVVTTILNYHLQYVRGWDAQMSGMILIITPIIMAIMAPNAGKLSDKIHPQKLAATGMAIATIALGILTFLNGETPIYFVIIAMILQGIGMGLFSSPNMNAIMSSVPPKDAPTASASQATMRTIGQTMSLGLLTLVFAWIMGNLELSPQYTTMIIQASQTICGICTAACILAIFASLIGIKSSDKFNTGR